Proteins from a genomic interval of Neovison vison isolate M4711 chromosome 4, ASM_NN_V1, whole genome shotgun sequence:
- the PLAG1 gene encoding zinc finger protein PLAG1 isoform X2, with product MATHSPEKTHKCNYCEKMFHRKDHLKNHLHTHDPNKETFKCEECGKNYNTKLGFKRHLALHAATSGDLTCKVCLQTFESTGVLLEHLKSHAGKSSGGVKEKKHQCEHCDRRFYTRKDVRRHMVVHTGRKDFLCQYCAQRFGRKDHLTRHMKKSHNQELLKVKTEPVDFLDPFTCNVSVPIKDELLPVMSLPSSELLSKPFTNTLQLNLYNTPFQSMQSSGPAHQMITTLPLGMTCPIEMDAVHPSHHLSFKYPFSSTSYAISIPEKEQPLKGEIESYLMELQGGGPSSSQDSQASSSKLGLDPQVGSLDDGAGDLSLSKSSISISDPLNTPALDFSQLFNFIPLNGPPYNPISVGSLGMSYSQEEAHSSVSQLPPQTQDLQDPANTLGLGSLHSLSAAFTSSFSTSTTLPRFHQAFQ from the coding sequence ATGGCTACCCATTCTCCTGAGAAAACCCACAAGTGTAATTATTGTGAGAAAATGTTTCACCGGAAAGATCACCTGAAGAATCACCTCCATACGCATGACCCCAACAAAGAGACGTTTAAGTGTGAAGAGTGTGGCAAGAACTACAACACCAAGCTCGGCTTCAAGCGTCACCTGGCCTTGCATGCCGCGACGAGCGGCGACCTCACCTGCAAGGTCTGCCTGCAGACTTTCGAGAGCACGGGAGTGCTGCTGGAGCACCTTAAATCACACGCCGGCAAGTCGTCCGGCGGggtgaaagagaaaaagcaccAGTGCGAGCATTGCGATCGCCGCTTCTACACCCGGAAGGATGTCCGGAGACACATGGTGGTGCACACGGGAAGGAAGGACTTCCTCTGTCAGTATTGTGCACAGAGATTTGGGCGGAAGGATCACCTGACTCGACACATGAAGAAGAGTCACAATCAAGAACTTCTGAAAGTCAAAACCGAACCGGTGGACTTTCTGGATCCATTCACCTGCAACGTTTCTGTGCCTATAAAAGATGAGCTCCTCCCGGTGATGTCCTTACCTTCCAGCGAACTGTTGTCAAAGCCATTCACAAACACTCTGCAGTTAAACCTCTATAACACTCCGTTTCAGTCCATGCAGAGCTCGGGACCTGCCCACCAAATGATCACGACTTTACCTTTGGGAATGACGTGCCCAATAGAGATGGACGCTGTCCATCCTTCTCACCACCTTTCTTTCAAATACCCGTTCAGTTCTACCTCATATGCCATTTCTATTCCTGAAAAAGAACAGCCACTAAAGGGGGAGATTGAGAGTTATTTGATGGAGCTGCAAGGTGGCGGGCCTTCCTCATCCCAGGATTCCCAAGCATCATCATCTAAACTAGGGTTGGATCCTCAGGTCGGGTCCCTGGATGATGGTGCAGGGGACCTCTCCCTGTCAAAAAGCTCTATTTCTATCAGCGACCCCCTAAATACGCCTGCCTTGGATTTTTCCCAGTTGTTTAATTTCATACCCCTCAATGGCCCTCCCTATAATCCtatctcagtggggagcctcggAATGAGCTATTCCCAAGAGGAGGCACATTCTTCTGTGTCTCAGCTGCCCCCGCAGACACAGGATCTTCAGGATCCTGCAAACACTCTAGGTCTCGGCTCCCTGCACTCCCTGTCAGCAGCGTTCACCAGTAGTTTCAGCACCAGCACCACACTGCCACGTTTCCATCAAGCTTTTCAGTAG
- the PLAG1 gene encoding zinc finger protein PLAG1 isoform X1, which yields MATVIPGDLSEVRDTQKVPSGKRKRGETKPRKNFPCQLCDKAFNSVEKLKVHSYSHTGERPYKCIQQDCTKAFVSKYKLQRHMATHSPEKTHKCNYCEKMFHRKDHLKNHLHTHDPNKETFKCEECGKNYNTKLGFKRHLALHAATSGDLTCKVCLQTFESTGVLLEHLKSHAGKSSGGVKEKKHQCEHCDRRFYTRKDVRRHMVVHTGRKDFLCQYCAQRFGRKDHLTRHMKKSHNQELLKVKTEPVDFLDPFTCNVSVPIKDELLPVMSLPSSELLSKPFTNTLQLNLYNTPFQSMQSSGPAHQMITTLPLGMTCPIEMDAVHPSHHLSFKYPFSSTSYAISIPEKEQPLKGEIESYLMELQGGGPSSSQDSQASSSKLGLDPQVGSLDDGAGDLSLSKSSISISDPLNTPALDFSQLFNFIPLNGPPYNPISVGSLGMSYSQEEAHSSVSQLPPQTQDLQDPANTLGLGSLHSLSAAFTSSFSTSTTLPRFHQAFQ from the exons ATGGCCACTGTCATTCCTGGTGATTTGTCAGAAGTAAGAGATACCCAGAAAGTCCCTTCAGGGAAACGTAAGCGTGGTGAAACCAAACCAAGAAAAAACTTTCCTTGCCAACTGTGTGACAAGGCCTTTAACAGTGTTGAGAAATTAAAGGTTCACTCCTACTCTCACACAGGAGAGAGGCCCTACAAGTGCATACAACAAGACTGCACCAAGGCCTTTGTTTCTAAGTACAAATTACAAAG GCATATGGCTACCCATTCTCCTGAGAAAACCCACAAGTGTAATTATTGTGAGAAAATGTTTCACCGGAAAGATCACCTGAAGAATCACCTCCATACGCATGACCCCAACAAAGAGACGTTTAAGTGTGAAGAGTGTGGCAAGAACTACAACACCAAGCTCGGCTTCAAGCGTCACCTGGCCTTGCATGCCGCGACGAGCGGCGACCTCACCTGCAAGGTCTGCCTGCAGACTTTCGAGAGCACGGGAGTGCTGCTGGAGCACCTTAAATCACACGCCGGCAAGTCGTCCGGCGGggtgaaagagaaaaagcaccAGTGCGAGCATTGCGATCGCCGCTTCTACACCCGGAAGGATGTCCGGAGACACATGGTGGTGCACACGGGAAGGAAGGACTTCCTCTGTCAGTATTGTGCACAGAGATTTGGGCGGAAGGATCACCTGACTCGACACATGAAGAAGAGTCACAATCAAGAACTTCTGAAAGTCAAAACCGAACCGGTGGACTTTCTGGATCCATTCACCTGCAACGTTTCTGTGCCTATAAAAGATGAGCTCCTCCCGGTGATGTCCTTACCTTCCAGCGAACTGTTGTCAAAGCCATTCACAAACACTCTGCAGTTAAACCTCTATAACACTCCGTTTCAGTCCATGCAGAGCTCGGGACCTGCCCACCAAATGATCACGACTTTACCTTTGGGAATGACGTGCCCAATAGAGATGGACGCTGTCCATCCTTCTCACCACCTTTCTTTCAAATACCCGTTCAGTTCTACCTCATATGCCATTTCTATTCCTGAAAAAGAACAGCCACTAAAGGGGGAGATTGAGAGTTATTTGATGGAGCTGCAAGGTGGCGGGCCTTCCTCATCCCAGGATTCCCAAGCATCATCATCTAAACTAGGGTTGGATCCTCAGGTCGGGTCCCTGGATGATGGTGCAGGGGACCTCTCCCTGTCAAAAAGCTCTATTTCTATCAGCGACCCCCTAAATACGCCTGCCTTGGATTTTTCCCAGTTGTTTAATTTCATACCCCTCAATGGCCCTCCCTATAATCCtatctcagtggggagcctcggAATGAGCTATTCCCAAGAGGAGGCACATTCTTCTGTGTCTCAGCTGCCCCCGCAGACACAGGATCTTCAGGATCCTGCAAACACTCTAGGTCTCGGCTCCCTGCACTCCCTGTCAGCAGCGTTCACCAGTAGTTTCAGCACCAGCACCACACTGCCACGTTTCCATCAAGCTTTTCAGTAG